The following are from one region of the Hypanus sabinus isolate sHypSab1 unplaced genomic scaffold, sHypSab1.hap1 scaffold_1461, whole genome shotgun sequence genome:
- the LOC132386999 gene encoding galanin peptides-like: MKMPSSASFLCASLVLCVAVSHSLGLVLSEAKERRNWTLNSVGYLLGAQAMLNYPHLNKKLNPIGKRDLQFEDNVKPEMGVLDELLSLSSPELGQS, from the exons ATGAAG ATGCCGAGCTCCGCCAGCTTTCTGTGCGCATCCCTCGTTCTGTGCGTCGCCGTCTCTCATTCGCTTGGGCTTGTTCTCTCT gaggcaaaagaaagaaggAATTGGACATTAAACAGTGTAGGATACCTACTAGGAGCAC AGGCCATGCTTAATTATCCACACTTAAATAAAAAGCTCAACCCTATTGGCAAACGTGACCTGCAATTCGAAGACAACGTTAAACCTG AAATGGGTGTACTTGACGAATTGCTGTCACTGTCTTCACCTGAACTCGGCCAGTCATAA